One Planctomicrobium piriforme DNA segment encodes these proteins:
- a CDS encoding inositol monophosphatase family protein, translating into MSFLQAAEEAARLGGEILESWAQKFTAREKSPANLVTEADLASQEAIHQFLGSRYPGHGFLGEEDLSQAGTTYRWVIDPLDGTSNYVHRFPYYAVSIGLEENGQMIAGAIFDPNRNEMFSAAKGQGAHLNGQPIQVSENRELSHAMCMASLPVKVDRSHPAVQKFLEILEVAQTVQRTGSAALNLCAVASGRIDAFWSQSLKPWDMAAGILIVEEAGGKVTKTGGGEFQLEKPDLLATNGTDLHAALVRHFPA; encoded by the coding sequence ATGAGTTTTTTGCAGGCGGCGGAAGAAGCGGCGCGGCTGGGCGGGGAGATTCTCGAATCCTGGGCGCAGAAGTTCACCGCCAGGGAAAAAAGCCCGGCCAATCTGGTGACGGAAGCAGACCTGGCGTCGCAGGAAGCGATCCATCAGTTCCTGGGCAGCCGCTATCCCGGACATGGCTTTCTCGGTGAAGAGGACCTGTCACAGGCGGGGACCACCTATCGCTGGGTGATCGATCCGCTCGACGGGACATCCAATTATGTGCATCGCTTTCCCTACTATGCCGTGTCGATCGGTCTCGAAGAGAATGGCCAGATGATTGCGGGCGCCATCTTCGATCCGAACCGAAACGAGATGTTTTCCGCGGCAAAAGGGCAAGGGGCGCACCTCAATGGACAGCCGATTCAGGTCTCCGAGAACCGCGAATTGAGCCACGCCATGTGCATGGCGAGCCTGCCGGTGAAGGTGGATCGCTCACACCCCGCCGTGCAGAAATTTCTGGAGATTCTGGAGGTCGCCCAGACGGTGCAGCGGACCGGGTCGGCGGCCCTGAATCTGTGTGCGGTCGCCAGCGGTCGGATCGACGCGTTCTGGTCGCAAAGCCTGAAGCCCTGGGACATGGCGGCCGGCATTCTGATCGTCGAAGAAGCAGGTGGAAAGGTCACAAAAACAGGCGGCGGAGAGTTCCAGCTCGAAAAGCCAGATCTGCTGGCAACCAATGGAACGGACTTGCATGCCGCACTCGTGCGACACTTCCCAGCGTGA